Proteins co-encoded in one Helicobacter canis genomic window:
- a CDS encoding type IV secretion system protein, producing MDSSASLLRLVVNLINSTGNQTLQNIYQGCAGLYTSSIVYTLFGISFTIWLFLKIKGDFSRADMFKAMVWLVIFILVKVILSSYENYMDSLGVFKIPYYWFSLGVSEFNGGSTDLEVMISTQWRMVKDNSDRIFDLAGWSEMSLWFIGAAYFLVGLVFMIAFVIMTVLSQFMANVILSLGALVFPLVCFSQTRSIFFSWLKLYIGLSLWSPFAVLLSSIPNSVTKYMQQGQVLIANSGDLAEVALVGIVLMMFSIFLLTKIPGWVSAIIGSADSSGSGTGLAGAINNGAFIGTRMLAGMGQYAKNRADGQSIKAAATGAMGAMFGGEHGNHAAQGAGRAALKASRAAKGWVSDSANKFRGKDTPHTT from the coding sequence ATGGATAGCTCGGCTTCACTCTTACGCCTTGTTGTTAATCTCATTAACTCCACGGGCAATCAAACCCTACAAAACATTTATCAAGGCTGTGCTGGGCTCTATACAAGCTCCATTGTCTATACGCTTTTTGGTATTAGCTTTACAATTTGGCTTTTTCTAAAGATTAAGGGCGATTTTAGTAGAGCTGATATGTTTAAGGCAATGGTGTGGCTTGTGATATTTATCCTTGTTAAAGTCATTCTCTCTAGCTATGAAAACTATATGGATAGCTTGGGGGTATTTAAGATTCCTTATTATTGGTTCTCTTTGGGGGTGAGTGAGTTTAATGGTGGTAGCACTGATTTAGAAGTGATGATTTCTACACAATGGAGAATGGTCAAAGATAATAGCGATAGAATCTTTGATTTGGCAGGCTGGAGCGAGATGTCGTTGTGGTTTATAGGAGCGGCGTATTTTCTTGTGGGGCTGGTGTTTATGATAGCTTTTGTCATAATGACCGTGCTTTCACAATTTATGGCAAATGTGATTCTCTCACTTGGCGCACTTGTATTTCCGCTAGTGTGCTTCTCACAAACGCGTTCAATCTTTTTCTCTTGGCTGAAACTCTATATTGGTTTGAGCTTATGGAGTCCTTTTGCTGTGCTTCTTAGCTCTATTCCAAATAGTGTTACCAAATATATGCAGCAAGGGCAGGTTCTTATCGCAAATAGTGGGGATTTAGCCGAAGTGGCGTTAGTTGGTATCGTGCTAATGATGTTTTCTATCTTTTTGCTAACAAAGATTCCGGGTTGGGTAAGTGCGATTATTGGTAGCGCAGATTCTAGTGGTTCAGGCACAGGGCTAGCTGGAGCTATCAATAATGGAGCATTTATAGGCACAAGAATGCTAGCAGGTATGGGGCAATATGCTAAAAACCGCGCTGATGGACAGAGCATAAAGGCAGCCGCCACAGGAGCTATGGGGGCGATGTTTGGCGGGGAGCACGGCAATCACGCCGCACAAGGAGCGGGTAGAGCCGCGCTTAAAGCCAGCAGGGCAGCAAAAGGCTGGGTCAGCGATAGTGCAAATAAGTTTAGGGGTAAAGACACGCCCCATACTACCTAA
- a CDS encoding relaxase/mobilization nuclease domain-containing protein, whose amino-acid sequence MKTFKQLEHIFFDYEEQKRKKVRDEYLDSSSYTFMPSRAILPQKSSVFSKQVVIKLLSNLSSNGVKNALSYVIRNSAFDFAFNESHQPIRIDEILRQWQKDFSTQPNAKEAWHFTFCLDELKSERNIKALQDSVKEVMQTHFYGYKYVSVLHTHQHKPHIHIILNKTNIFTHKKLHFNNKQEIKNFWNLLREDFKNALNFHNPNFNYKNSYRYEHNLLKESAKASIEIPLNIAENIAKQIAALESKIQLYETKSHNLTKTISQHTQEKRKLINELKLLIQSGNKCYFQLLNSIKATNKELCSLRQSNKGYQTQKKQLQEQIRKLREQRLYYKSSYDSLAKKQAYAEFLRTKKQTKADIFVLRQIQSEIALNEKNLAKNTESQINADLIMARTLHKKSNAFVMIGIAKDLDSHLKALAHIEISDSVRETLQDYETKLLENKAFVLKMCQQKVMILQEYLKGKKSPYKLKELNALCNFLGLENQTQTQEPSKTYSSTHTQELLSNELIDVFLRWYCKKQHITNPAIYEAHLREKIHNGTFENFKEQYRAFIEENKAIKKL is encoded by the coding sequence AAAACATTTAAACAATTAGAGCATATCTTTTTTGATTATGAAGAGCAAAAACGCAAAAAAGTAAGAGATGAGTATTTAGATTCTAGCTCCTATACTTTTATGCCAAGTCGCGCAATATTGCCTCAAAAATCAAGCGTATTCTCCAAACAGGTTGTTATCAAGCTATTATCTAATCTTTCAAGTAATGGCGTGAAAAATGCCCTAAGTTATGTGATACGCAATAGCGCATTTGATTTTGCCTTTAATGAATCTCATCAGCCTATAAGGATTGATGAGATTTTGCGCCAATGGCAGAAAGATTTTTCAACACAGCCAAATGCAAAAGAGGCGTGGCACTTTACCTTTTGTCTTGATGAGCTAAAAAGTGAGCGCAATATCAAGGCATTGCAAGATTCTGTCAAAGAAGTAATGCAGACACATTTTTATGGTTATAAATATGTGAGTGTGCTTCATACCCACCAGCACAAACCACATATTCATATCATTCTTAATAAAACTAATATTTTCACACACAAAAAGCTTCACTTTAACAATAAACAAGAGATAAAAAACTTTTGGAATCTTTTACGAGAGGATTTTAAAAATGCACTCAATTTTCACAATCCTAACTTCAATTATAAAAATAGCTACCGATATGAGCACAACTTACTTAAAGAAAGCGCAAAAGCAAGTATTGAGATACCACTAAATATTGCTGAAAACATCGCTAAACAAATTGCAGCACTAGAATCTAAAATCCAGCTCTATGAGACAAAATCCCATAATCTTACTAAAACAATTTCTCAGCATACGCAAGAAAAAAGAAAGCTTATCAATGAATTAAAATTGCTTATCCAATCAGGCAATAAATGCTATTTTCAGCTGCTTAATTCTATAAAAGCAACAAATAAAGAGCTTTGCTCACTTAGACAAAGCAACAAGGGCTATCAAACACAAAAGAAACAATTACAAGAACAAATAAGAAAATTACGCGAGCAAAGACTCTACTATAAAAGCTCTTATGACAGCCTTGCAAAGAAACAGGCTTATGCAGAATTTCTACGCACAAAAAAACAAACAAAAGCAGATATTTTTGTATTGCGCCAAATTCAAAGTGAGATAGCACTTAATGAGAAAAATTTAGCCAAAAATACAGAATCTCAAATAAATGCGGATTTGATAATGGCTCGCACGCTGCATAAAAAGTCTAATGCGTTTGTGATGATAGGAATTGCAAAGGATTTAGATTCTCATCTTAAAGCTCTAGCACATATTGAAATAAGCGATAGCGTGAGAGAAACGCTACAAGATTATGAAACTAAACTTTTAGAGAATAAGGCATTCGTGCTTAAGATGTGCCAGCAAAAAGTTATGATTTTGCAGGAATATCTAAAAGGGAAAAAGAGCCCTTATAAACTCAAAGAGCTTAATGCTCTTTGTAATTTTTTAGGTTTAGAAAATCAAACGCAAACACAAGAGCCTAGTAAAACATACTCTAGCACCCATACACAAGAGCTACTCAGTAATGAGCTGATAGATGTTTTCTTGCGTTGGTATTGTAAAAAGCAACACATCACCAATCCTGCTATTTATGAAGCGCACTTAAGAGAGAAAATCCACAATGGCACTTTCGAGAATTTTAAAGAGCAGTATAGGGCATTTATTGAAGAGAATAAAGCAATAAAAAAGCTATGA